Proteins co-encoded in one Alphaproteobacteria bacterium genomic window:
- a CDS encoding tetratricopeptide repeat protein: MRKLGVIALLALLLCPPVYAAQDEESLDYFRAYPIANRGYQLIKQERYEEAIPLFERAVEILPDNVGYRIQLAYLLLDVKRAADAERVVTSGLVRSPQETRLHEAYENVTGKRFIATNPTLVAEKPAAPVVELPVATPKALVPPAASAPKRTKPRFVAIVEQPGAEAYYAGLKAQKDGKPEEAVAAFKRALAEEPDNRLYHISLAYAHRNLKQNEPAIPHFAAGLKSRYDAKIGEDFAYTLKDEGYREQAAQQFRKMLDTEKDMKKFHAVRRDIQQLEDEWVSYGSLTYRDGLARASGIPGIQSFNESMQYGFETIYGPERWQRNERRVQLFAQAFASSNSGQFDLNDNTAQGAVGIRGTPLPATEWYLYAARLFPIGSQAISDWQLRSTYAYTMGYDIDPTETAWPYVFVTPDVSYLTNRSELFATLESRFGYSYRPSHSWVLTPHLVAAGAHQHNRNTSSDSVEVGPGISIKYWFDEEAKRAARASGELIFQWREAMGSTEDKSGPFVRFVMQY; this comes from the coding sequence ATGCGTAAGCTGGGTGTTATAGCGTTGCTGGCTTTGCTGCTTTGTCCGCCTGTTTATGCTGCGCAAGATGAGGAGTCGCTGGATTATTTCCGTGCCTACCCAATTGCAAATCGCGGCTATCAGCTTATCAAGCAAGAACGTTATGAAGAAGCCATACCGCTTTTTGAGCGTGCGGTAGAAATACTGCCTGATAATGTTGGTTATCGCATTCAACTTGCCTATTTGCTGCTCGATGTAAAACGAGCGGCAGATGCAGAGCGAGTCGTGACATCGGGTTTGGTGCGTTCGCCTCAGGAAACGCGACTGCATGAAGCCTATGAAAACGTGACTGGCAAACGCTTCATTGCCACCAACCCAACCCTAGTGGCAGAGAAACCTGCCGCGCCTGTTGTGGAACTTCCTGTAGCAACACCTAAGGCTCTGGTGCCGCCTGCTGCCTCCGCACCCAAGCGTACAAAGCCACGGTTTGTTGCCATCGTCGAACAACCCGGCGCAGAAGCATATTATGCGGGGCTTAAGGCACAGAAAGATGGTAAACCAGAAGAGGCTGTGGCCGCCTTTAAGCGCGCACTTGCTGAGGAGCCAGATAATCGTCTTTATCATATCTCACTGGCGTATGCGCATCGTAATCTTAAACAGAATGAACCTGCGATTCCCCATTTTGCTGCAGGCCTAAAGTCGCGATATGACGCCAAAATCGGCGAGGATTTTGCCTATACTCTCAAAGATGAAGGCTACCGAGAGCAAGCGGCGCAACAGTTCCGCAAGATGCTGGACACCGAGAAAGACATGAAAAAATTCCATGCCGTACGCCGCGACATTCAACAGCTTGAAGATGAATGGGTAAGTTATGGCAGCTTAACCTACCGCGATGGATTAGCGCGCGCTTCAGGCATTCCAGGCATTCAGAGCTTCAATGAATCGATGCAATATGGCTTTGAAACCATCTATGGTCCAGAGCGCTGGCAGCGTAATGAGCGACGCGTGCAACTTTTTGCACAAGCCTTTGCATCCTCCAATAGTGGTCAGTTTGACTTGAATGATAATACCGCACAAGGCGCGGTAGGTATTCGTGGTACACCCCTGCCCGCTACCGAATGGTATCTTTATGCTGCACGCCTTTTCCCGATAGGTTCACAGGCCATCAGCGATTGGCAGCTCCGCAGCACCTATGCATATACGATGGGCTATGATATCGACCCCACTGAGACGGCATGGCCTTATGTATTTGTCACCCCAGATGTTTCGTATCTCACCAATCGCTCGGAGTTATTCGCTACTCTTGAATCGCGATTTGGCTATTCCTATCGTCCAAGTCATTCTTGGGTGCTGACGCCGCACCTTGTTGCGGCAGGCGCGCACCAACACAACCGTAATACCAGCAGCGATTCTGTTGAGGTTGGCCCAGGCATCAGCATTAAATATTGGTTCGACGAAGAGGCCAAGCGTGCAGCACGCGCTAGCGGCGAGCTTATTTTCCAGTGGCGCGAAGCGATGGGCAGCACCGAAGATAAAAGTGGGCCATTTGTGCGCTTCGTGATGCAGTATTAA
- a CDS encoding ATP-binding protein, with the protein MNLTFRFRTLEEVETLLPTIAAHFPNPKAVTYGLQELMVNAIEHGNLGITYDEKTKLVESGTWHDEIIRRLELPEYRHLYAELSIQADGKAMYVMIRDQGKGFDWGAYMQCDTIDPARPNGRGICTAMKLSFDELEYRGTGNEVLGTVRR; encoded by the coding sequence ATGAACCTAACTTTCCGCTTTCGAACGTTAGAGGAAGTGGAAACGCTTTTGCCAACGATTGCTGCTCATTTTCCCAACCCCAAAGCAGTGACGTATGGTCTGCAAGAGTTGATGGTGAATGCCATAGAACATGGCAATCTCGGTATCACCTATGATGAAAAAACCAAATTGGTCGAAAGCGGTACGTGGCATGATGAGATCATTCGCAGGCTAGAGCTCCCAGAATATCGTCACCTATACGCCGAACTATCCATTCAGGCAGATGGTAAGGCCATGTATGTAATGATACGTGACCAAGGCAAAGGATTTGATTGGGGTGCTTACATGCAATGCGATACGATAGACCCAGCGCGCCCTAATGGTCGTGGCATCTGCACCGCGATGAAGTTATCGTTCGATGAGCTTGAGTATCGTGGGACAGGTAATGAAGTGCTCGGCACGGTTCGCCGTTAA
- a CDS encoding cyclic nucleotide-binding domain-containing protein has product MKEAFLKSFPKDTSIIIEGSVSQEVYLIKSGRVDIVKNSPSGTVKLASLGPKELFGEMALIEERPRSASAIAVLDTECYVINAQIFEQKLNELDPFLRAIFRVMGNTIRRLSKEKIIAELAP; this is encoded by the coding sequence ATGAAAGAAGCCTTTTTGAAAAGTTTTCCTAAGGACACTTCAATTATCATTGAAGGTAGCGTATCGCAGGAGGTGTACCTGATTAAATCGGGCCGTGTAGATATCGTAAAGAACTCGCCCTCAGGTACGGTGAAGCTTGCCTCGCTTGGCCCTAAGGAATTATTTGGTGAAATGGCGTTGATTGAAGAGCGCCCGCGTTCAGCCTCTGCAATTGCGGTGCTCGATACCGAATGTTACGTGATCAATGCGCAGATTTTTGAACAAAAACTTAACGAGCTAGACCCATTCTTGCGCGCTATTTTCCGTGTGATGGGCAATACGATTCGCCGCCTCAGCAAAGAAAAAATTATTGCTGAGCTCGCGCCATGA
- a CDS encoding DUF560 domain-containing protein, whose amino-acid sequence MKRLPLSALSVRSGRILSVCRALCVTAALAASLPAYANDGITLKQYRRWLETSSNVTLDSYFTYAQRAMKDRNYYEAEWALRKLLSNSGGELDRVKLDLSLALLAQGKFLDARDYLEEVLRKNPPPQVQQNIRALLAQVGKQLSPHRITGNLTVGFNSDTNGNSAPGSGQVSIIDTSVTLDPSAQETDDINYFTALSVNHTYRHDTQNRTKTIRWKTDLVGYLSRQDKLDQLDVSLFSARTGPEVTWLNTGVRAGLFASHSVVSLDGKGYLRNPKGEFVLDIPINTRLTASSNTSLEYREFLNSETVTIYEDRNGRAWQQTFGLRYAFNDKWAVDGNLFYRSEGARQNYYSNHQYGGGVGLTHLFTKSLMMNTRLGYRYFDYDAADFLISNKVREDRESSFGVTLAKSFTIDGYETKPSATLGYVYRDMQSNIQNYDYDNHRVTTALNLPF is encoded by the coding sequence ATGAAAAGGCTTCCGCTAAGTGCGTTGAGCGTGCGCTCAGGGCGCATATTGTCCGTCTGCCGTGCTCTTTGCGTGACGGCAGCCTTAGCCGCGTCTTTGCCAGCTTACGCGAATGACGGAATTACTCTCAAGCAGTATCGCCGTTGGTTGGAAACCTCTTCAAACGTCACGCTGGACAGCTATTTCACCTATGCCCAACGTGCGATGAAGGATCGTAATTACTACGAAGCGGAGTGGGCGCTGCGCAAACTTCTTTCCAATAGTGGTGGTGAACTAGACCGCGTGAAACTGGACTTAAGCCTAGCGTTGCTAGCCCAAGGCAAGTTTCTAGATGCACGGGATTATCTTGAGGAAGTGCTGCGCAAAAACCCGCCACCACAAGTGCAGCAAAATATACGTGCCTTGCTGGCTCAGGTGGGCAAACAATTATCCCCGCATCGCATCACGGGTAATCTGACGGTCGGCTTCAATAGCGATACGAATGGTAACTCCGCTCCGGGTAGCGGCCAAGTGAGCATTATTGATACGAGCGTCACCCTCGATCCAAGCGCCCAAGAGACGGATGATATCAATTACTTCACAGCACTGAGCGTCAATCACACCTACCGCCATGATACGCAGAATCGTACGAAAACGATTCGTTGGAAAACCGATTTGGTGGGCTATTTGTCGCGTCAGGATAAGCTCGACCAGCTCGATGTATCTCTGTTCTCCGCACGAACAGGCCCTGAAGTGACATGGCTCAATACAGGTGTGCGCGCGGGGTTATTTGCAAGTCATAGTGTCGTGAGTTTGGATGGTAAGGGGTATTTGCGTAATCCGAAGGGTGAGTTCGTATTGGATATCCCAATCAATACACGTCTTACCGCTTCCTCGAATACGTCGTTGGAATATCGCGAATTCTTGAACTCCGAGACGGTCACAATCTACGAGGACCGCAACGGCAGAGCATGGCAGCAGACCTTTGGTCTGCGTTACGCCTTTAATGATAAGTGGGCGGTTGATGGTAATCTCTTCTACCGCAGTGAAGGCGCGCGCCAGAATTACTATTCCAACCACCAGTATGGTGGCGGTGTGGGGCTTACCCACTTATTTACCAAAAGCCTGATGATGAATACGCGCCTTGGTTATCGCTACTTTGACTATGATGCTGCCGATTTCCTCATCAGCAACAAGGTGCGTGAAGACCGTGAATCAAGCTTTGGCGTCACGCTTGCCAAATCCTTTACGATTGATGGATACGAGACCAAGCCTTCCGCAACGCTTGGCTATGTGTATCGCGACATGCAATCCAATATCCAGAACTACGACTATGACAATCACCGTGTAACCACTGCACTCAATCTGCCATTCTGA
- a CDS encoding adenylate/guanylate cyclase domain-containing protein, producing MRFNVSKITSFLLLFSSWVLLCVMVASKFAEPPLITDLTYKTFDFYQQFAPRPYKPTGVRIIDIDDASLSKLGQWPWPRQLLADMTQKLTDAGVAAIGFDMIFPEEDRTAPKHILPLWGKQEALSGALGTLPDPDKHFAKTIGKASVVISSMFTKQSYQPHEYDKASVLIRGDLPSESIRRFDGMIGSLPLFTSAAHGSGFINSADENDGVLRWVPLFLSYNQQLYPSLALETLRVAMGAKVYELIGKQSMEAVRVGDLTIPTDKEGMLWIYYSRSVKDRYIPAWKVMDGTFRPEDLAGHIVFIGTSAAGLKDLRTTPLYRALAGVEVHAQAVEQMILQQFLERPDWIFGAEMSLIFILGALLLWMMRHTNAMGGFVCMLMLIGLTLGGSWLAFREAHILIEPVTATITLIVMYAVESLRRFLRSEHERRQVRAAFSLYLSPELVSRAVASPHELTLGGENREITVMFCDIRDFSSYSENMNPQALTTFINHFLTPMSDAILGQSGTIDKYIGDAIMAFWNAPLTDTQHAAHACRAALGMREQLVIFNANLAKTNPELPPVRMGMGLNTGICCVGNLGSKQRFNYSALGNNVDLASRLEGQSKTYGLDLIIGEGTAKQVQDMALLELDLIRVKGKSKALAIYTLLGDEVFAKSAAFQELSTHHAAMISAYRSKDWAKAIAALNAAASLAPTVSSLSLDSVYTLYRQRVARFQFEEPEDAWDGVYTAEEK from the coding sequence ATGCGGTTCAACGTAAGCAAAATTACCTCTTTTCTGCTGCTTTTCTCTTCGTGGGTGCTGCTGTGTGTCATGGTAGCAAGCAAGTTCGCTGAACCCCCCCTGATTACGGACCTTACCTACAAAACATTCGACTTCTACCAACAATTCGCGCCGCGCCCCTATAAACCAACAGGCGTGCGTATTATTGATATTGATGATGCGAGTCTTTCGAAACTGGGTCAGTGGCCATGGCCACGCCAGCTACTCGCCGATATGACACAAAAGCTGACGGATGCAGGGGTTGCAGCTATCGGCTTCGATATGATTTTCCCCGAGGAAGACCGTACCGCACCCAAACATATTCTACCCCTTTGGGGCAAGCAGGAAGCACTGAGCGGGGCACTGGGAACACTTCCCGACCCAGATAAGCATTTCGCCAAAACGATAGGTAAGGCATCCGTAGTGATATCTTCAATGTTTACAAAACAAAGTTATCAACCCCATGAGTATGATAAGGCCAGTGTTTTGATTCGTGGAGACCTGCCAAGTGAATCGATTCGTAGGTTTGACGGTATGATTGGCAGTTTGCCATTATTTACAAGCGCTGCACACGGCTCAGGATTCATCAACAGCGCCGACGAGAATGATGGTGTGTTGCGGTGGGTGCCATTATTTCTAAGCTATAATCAACAACTTTACCCTTCACTCGCTTTAGAAACTCTACGTGTTGCAATGGGTGCGAAGGTCTATGAACTGATCGGCAAGCAAAGTATGGAAGCGGTGCGTGTCGGCGATCTCACCATTCCCACCGATAAGGAAGGAATGTTGTGGATATATTACTCGCGTTCGGTGAAAGATCGCTATATCCCTGCGTGGAAGGTGATGGATGGTACATTTAGGCCTGAAGATTTAGCGGGTCATATTGTCTTTATTGGCACAAGTGCCGCTGGCCTAAAAGATTTACGTACTACCCCGCTTTATCGCGCACTGGCGGGTGTCGAGGTGCATGCGCAAGCAGTCGAGCAGATGATATTGCAGCAATTTCTTGAGCGGCCAGATTGGATATTTGGTGCAGAGATGAGCCTGATTTTCATACTGGGTGCATTATTACTGTGGATGATGAGGCACACCAATGCGATGGGTGGCTTCGTGTGTATGTTGATGTTGATTGGCCTCACACTGGGTGGCTCGTGGTTGGCATTTCGTGAAGCGCATATTCTGATTGAACCCGTCACCGCAACCATCACACTGATTGTGATGTATGCGGTAGAATCGCTGCGCCGCTTCTTACGGAGCGAGCATGAGCGCCGCCAAGTGCGTGCAGCATTTAGCTTATATCTTTCGCCAGAGCTTGTGTCGCGCGCCGTGGCCAGTCCACACGAGCTAACGCTGGGAGGTGAGAATCGAGAAATTACCGTCATGTTCTGCGATATTCGTGATTTTTCTTCCTATTCAGAAAACATGAATCCCCAAGCCTTGACCACCTTCATCAACCACTTCCTGACACCGATGAGCGACGCGATTTTGGGGCAGTCTGGCACGATTGATAAATATATTGGTGATGCCATTATGGCGTTTTGGAATGCGCCGCTGACAGATACACAGCATGCTGCACATGCCTGCCGCGCCGCATTGGGAATGCGCGAACAGCTTGTTATTTTCAATGCTAATCTGGCCAAAACCAACCCTGAATTGCCACCTGTGCGCATGGGAATGGGCCTTAATACGGGTATTTGCTGCGTGGGTAACCTTGGCTCCAAGCAGAGGTTTAATTACTCTGCGTTAGGCAATAACGTGGATCTAGCCTCACGCCTTGAAGGGCAAAGCAAAACCTATGGGCTGGATCTGATTATCGGCGAAGGAACCGCCAAGCAGGTGCAAGATATGGCACTGCTTGAACTGGATTTAATCCGTGTTAAGGGCAAGAGCAAAGCACTGGCAATCTATACTTTGCTCGGCGATGAAGTATTCGCCAAGAGTGCAGCATTTCAAGAACTCTCTACCCATCATGCGGCGATGATTTCTGCCTATCGCAGCAAGGATTGGGCGAAGGCTATTGCTGCACTAAATGCTGCAGCGTCGCTGGCACCAACTGTCAGCTCATTATCGCTAGATTCGGTCTACACACTCTATCGCCAACGCGTAGCGCGCTTCCAGTTCGAGGAGCCTGAAGATGCGTGGGACGGCGTTTATACCGCAGAAGAAAAATAG
- a CDS encoding FecR domain-containing protein has product MTLRNVIRASALALTLCLAAPSFAAESIGVVGALQGTANAAGTTGARALKVGDQVFLDEEVTTGAGSKLQLMLNDRSTITLNPNSKVKVREFAYDASADSGSMAMESVKGAFRFIGGALSKQNPVTIKTPVSSIGIRGGIADAFVGPQGQTDAVFHYGDAMTMTNANGQTIEITQPGQGLSMQTPTDVPSFTPPAVLQQHIGSFDALPNAGTSGEGAANGTQPASQEPNQGGGGEEGTTQKQGDANTQGGTSQGGTTQNGAPQGRTAPGGTTAGTGQDGSANQQQFGAFGGSAPTNNIINSPTSDALTGRVSTDAINTTQLINQATTVATNATVSGTSLVNTQGEFKGRYGIIVPQTGNTKERGSVVAIRQGDQFLISANEFSPNFGNQHVGKIPVLNSAGTTALTNPILIDPSDTTFYTGFGYATSSLNSFYYHLDPVGNTEDLNLFFGRQIPASLLGSAMSNTVANSSATNGITYFKFAPDLLTFDGSLSTPQLGYFDYEVLNIGATSFIGVRDTSFGLAADFSTKRFLSGFIDWSGATANRDVAIAFGSIGSDSAGGSLNGVIYDFSQSGNSLTGIATKQGGISSGPGTIYGDSNNQIEALMIEGTSPQGQSILTPVIRVAAGDVDPTINEDRTAGTQQLQGFAAGHMGVNVGGTPTVKNVWNTHSNGVTVTTNSGSGTASGTLALFDKTDNTKTVTTQFGTNNTQSAYLSNDLYAAQQSGVTYGGNFAGTGTNGTYGGNGFIANAEAMSNVSNYCNSCDFVHWGVWAGNVNRAPGGATAVTDSTYVVPYVVGQVTDSANIPSIPGNTFYTGAMYGSEYNSTTSTLERFEGDFTAGINLSTRQVTSFTGDIGSFSNIEMTGGPVSIAASGPANFNFNIADTGASATGVVNGALFGPVADNIGGNYSITSTGGINGTGVYLGDRP; this is encoded by the coding sequence ATGACGCTACGCAATGTAATACGTGCGAGTGCTTTGGCGTTAACGTTATGTTTGGCTGCACCTAGTTTTGCAGCAGAGTCAATTGGCGTCGTGGGAGCATTGCAGGGCACAGCGAATGCCGCAGGCACTACAGGCGCACGCGCCCTAAAAGTAGGCGACCAAGTATTTCTGGACGAAGAAGTAACCACAGGTGCGGGCAGCAAATTGCAATTGATGCTCAATGACCGCTCGACCATCACGCTTAATCCTAACTCGAAAGTCAAAGTGCGCGAATTCGCGTATGATGCTTCTGCCGATTCAGGTTCGATGGCGATGGAGAGCGTAAAAGGTGCTTTCCGCTTTATCGGTGGCGCGCTCTCTAAACAAAATCCTGTGACGATTAAAACGCCCGTGTCCTCGATTGGTATTCGTGGCGGTATCGCGGATGCATTCGTCGGCCCACAAGGTCAGACTGATGCTGTATTCCACTATGGTGACGCCATGACCATGACCAACGCGAATGGCCAAACCATCGAGATTACGCAGCCAGGCCAAGGCTTGAGTATGCAAACTCCGACCGATGTTCCAAGCTTCACGCCACCTGCGGTGTTGCAACAACATATTGGTTCATTTGATGCGCTACCGAATGCAGGCACTTCAGGTGAAGGCGCGGCGAATGGTACTCAGCCAGCCTCACAAGAGCCAAACCAAGGTGGCGGTGGTGAGGAAGGTACAACGCAAAAACAGGGCGATGCGAATACCCAAGGCGGAACTTCTCAGGGTGGCACCACGCAAAACGGCGCACCACAGGGTAGAACAGCTCCAGGTGGAACAACGGCTGGAACGGGGCAGGATGGCAGCGCTAACCAACAGCAATTTGGCGCGTTTGGTGGCTCTGCACCCACTAACAATATAATAAACTCGCCTACGAGTGATGCGTTAACGGGGCGAGTTTCTACGGACGCTATCAATACCACGCAACTCATTAACCAAGCGACCACGGTTGCAACGAACGCAACCGTATCAGGCACTAGCTTGGTAAATACCCAAGGCGAATTCAAAGGCCGTTACGGTATTATTGTGCCACAAACTGGTAATACAAAAGAGCGCGGCTCTGTTGTTGCAATCAGACAGGGCGACCAGTTCTTAATCAGTGCAAACGAGTTTTCACCAAACTTTGGCAACCAGCATGTTGGCAAAATCCCCGTTCTCAATAGCGCAGGCACTACGGCACTGACCAACCCTATCCTGATCGACCCAAGCGACACGACCTTCTACACGGGTTTTGGTTACGCTACTTCTTCGCTGAATAGTTTCTATTATCACCTAGATCCCGTTGGTAATACCGAAGACCTCAATCTATTCTTTGGTCGCCAGATTCCCGCAAGCTTATTGGGCTCTGCAATGAGTAATACTGTGGCAAACTCGAGCGCAACCAACGGCATCACCTACTTCAAATTTGCACCTGATTTGCTGACGTTCGACGGCTCACTCTCCACACCGCAGTTAGGCTACTTTGATTATGAAGTGCTCAATATTGGCGCGACATCATTCATTGGTGTGCGTGATACATCCTTTGGTTTGGCGGCTGATTTCTCTACCAAACGCTTCTTGAGTGGCTTTATTGACTGGAGTGGCGCAACCGCTAACCGCGATGTTGCAATCGCCTTCGGTAGCATCGGTAGTGACAGCGCAGGCGGTTCGCTCAATGGCGTGATTTATGATTTCTCGCAATCTGGAAACTCACTAACTGGTATCGCAACGAAGCAAGGGGGCATCTCTAGCGGCCCAGGCACGATTTATGGCGATAGCAATAACCAGATTGAAGCCTTGATGATTGAAGGCACATCGCCTCAAGGTCAATCTATTCTAACACCTGTAATACGTGTAGCTGCGGGAGATGTAGACCCTACCATCAATGAGGACCGCACGGCGGGTACCCAACAATTGCAAGGGTTTGCTGCAGGTCATATGGGCGTGAATGTAGGAGGAACCCCAACGGTGAAGAATGTGTGGAACACGCATTCGAATGGCGTTACCGTGACCACAAATAGTGGCAGTGGCACTGCATCAGGCACGCTGGCATTATTTGATAAAACCGACAACACCAAAACCGTGACCACACAATTTGGCACGAATAATACACAAAGTGCTTACCTCTCAAACGATCTCTATGCTGCGCAGCAATCAGGTGTAACGTATGGTGGTAACTTCGCTGGAACAGGCACCAATGGAACCTATGGTGGCAATGGATTTATTGCCAATGCAGAAGCCATGTCGAACGTCAGTAATTACTGCAATAGCTGTGATTTCGTGCATTGGGGCGTGTGGGCAGGTAACGTCAATCGCGCTCCTGGAGGTGCCACCGCAGTCACCGACTCCACCTATGTGGTGCCCTATGTTGTAGGGCAGGTGACGGATTCAGCCAATATACCGTCTATACCTGGTAACACGTTCTATACAGGCGCCATGTATGGATCAGAATATAACTCAACTACCTCGACCCTAGAAAGATTTGAGGGCGACTTTACTGCAGGAATTAATCTCAGCACCCGACAAGTGACCAGCTTTACAGGAGATATTGGTAGCTTCTCGAATATCGAGATGACTGGTGGGCCTGTGAGTATAGCAGCAAGCGGCCCTGCAAACTTCAACTTCAATATTGCCGACACGGGTGCGAGTGCTACTGGCGTAGTCAATGGCGCATTATTCGGCCCAGTTGCTGACAATATTGGTGGTAATTACAGCATCACCAGCACGGGCGGTATCAATGGCACGGGTGTGTATTTGGGTGACCGACCTTAG
- a CDS encoding DUF3307 domain-containing protein, giving the protein MTLLSFLLIKHFICDFMLQRRYQYENKGKYGHPGGLLHAGIHVVGTAIVLCWFIDPILALKLALLDGVVHYHIDFAKSNVNRKMELQIQHNQYWALLGFDQLLHQLTYIGIICAITNGWIAS; this is encoded by the coding sequence ATGACGCTTCTCAGCTTTTTGCTTATCAAGCACTTCATCTGCGACTTCATGCTGCAGCGTCGCTATCAATACGAGAATAAGGGCAAATATGGCCACCCAGGTGGGCTGCTCCATGCGGGCATTCATGTAGTCGGCACGGCCATCGTTTTATGCTGGTTTATCGACCCCATCTTGGCGCTCAAACTAGCGCTGTTGGATGGTGTGGTTCACTACCATATCGATTTTGCCAAGAGTAACGTCAACCGTAAGATGGAATTGCAGATTCAGCATAACCAATATTGGGCCTTGTTGGGGTTTGACCAGCTCCTGCACCAGCTAACCTACATTGGAATTATTTGCGCCATTACAAACGGTTGGATTGCATCATAA